The sequence GCGGCGCACGCATTCAAGACACTCGAAAACCAAGCACGTCGGCTCGCCACCATGGACGCCGAGTTTGAGGCCTACCCGTCACTTAAGAGGCGCGTGGATGCGCTCTGCGAGCGATGGGACACCTTGTTGGAGCAGGGCCCACCAACCGTTACCGCTGATTTTGAGGTGGCGCGTAAGCGGATCGCGGAAGGCATCTTCAAGACGGAAGTTGACAGCAAACTTGCTGAGGGAAGCGCCAAGAGGGACCCCAAGACACAGCCTCCACCAACGTAATAATTCGACATGCTCCGTCTAACGCGGAGCCTACCTGGCAGAATAAGCTCGTCAGGGAGATGCTAGGCTTTGAGCTTCGGGAGCGTGCTGATACTCGGGGCCTCGATGGCGGCGAACTCTGCGCGCGGCTGGTCATGTCCGAAGCCGTCCCGTCACAGGTGTGCTGTAGAGACTCCATTATTCGTCCGTCAGGTCCACGCGGCAGCTTTGCCTATATGCATCAATGAGCGGTGAGTGTCGTGCATTGCCAAGCGTCCGAGCGGACTTCAACTGTCCCCGTCGCTAAAGCTTGAGACCAACTCTATCCTTCTCCATCCATCTCCCCCTCAATAGGTACATGAATTCGGTCGGTCGCGACGACGACGCCATTCTTGATGGCAACGCATTCCACGTAGTGGTCTCCATAGAAATCAGTGGTTTCAGTTCTCTCTCGATGGCCGGCATCCCTCACGATTTGCCCTCGGATCTTATTTCGACGTACCGCCTCTGGGCCCCGATTTAGGACCTTCCAGTAGAGGTCGAAGGGCTCGGGCACATCGTGCCATGCGAGGTAGAACTTAAGTGACTTCCTGCGCTGGAGTCTTAGGCGCTTGACGAGCCAATCAGTCAACAGGAAGTCGCGAAAGCCGCTCTGAGAAACCTGGCATTCCAGATGAATATTGTATCGGACGTCGTAGGGGAAGTAGTCCTCAAAGAACTCTTCGGTGCTGGTAGTGTTCTGGGCATCCGCAACGAGATCCGACTTCTTAACCGCTGCTGCGACGTCAGCGGGAAACTTGCGTCCATAAACCTTTCGCCACCTTGCGTTCTGTGTCGAACTACCCTCTGCCTTAATCGCCTTTAGGCAGAGTTCATGCGCTTTCTTTGCCTTCTTCTGAAACTTTTTCTTGACCTTGACCTGCTGGCCGCTTCCAAGTGCCGCGAAGTAATCTTGGTCGGGAAGTTCCGCGAGGTAGGCAAAGAAGTCACGACTCATCTCGTCGCAATACAGAAAACTCGTCTCATCGTATTCATTCGTCGAGACAAGGAAATTATGTGCAAGGGTGTCGATCAGCAACCCGCCGATACCGACGCCGTGCTTGTTCTTCCATGCTCGTGCCATCTTCGCGAGACGCCTAAGGTTCCCGTTCCTCTGCTTGTCGACCTCGGACATGGCAGCGATCTCGTCGCGCGGCTTAGTGATCTTCCATTTCCCATCGCCGTAGGTATCGGGATATTTGAAGCTACCGTCCTCCATTTCGAAGACAGGCTGAACTTCGACGTGGAAGGTCTCGTACAGCACACGGACAACCAGTCGATCCACGAAGATTTCGGTCGTGGGGTAACGGTCCTTGATTGCCTCACTGGCGGCAGCGAGCAGTTTGTACTGCCCTCGGTCTCCTTTGTAATCGTCCCAAGAGCCGATCGGCATGATGTAGAGCATGTCGAGGTCAGAAACACCCTTGATCGCCGAATCCCGGCCATACGAACCGACCTGCAGTCTATTGTCGGTCTTCGATTCGGTATCACGGAACTTCTTATTCAGGGCCGCCGTGATCTCGCCGTACCGCATTGAGATCGTTTCGGCGTTGTCGATCTGGAGATTAGAGAAAAACTCCTCAAACGTTTCGCCCAGTCCCAACGACGACTCCTTATGCAGTCAATTCATGAATACCGTCTAAATATCGGTGTGCACTGCGGCGGCGAGTCCTTGATCTCGCTCATGCCACCGACCTCGCAGCATCAGGCGGCAGTCTGCCCTGCGCGTCCCAACTCGAATCCTAGACAGGGATGCTCGCAATGTATAGGGCGCATGAATGCCCTTTGGAGGATGGATGCTGATCCAGAAACCGTTGGAGGGCCGCTGCTTGGTGCTCTCAAACCACGTGGACCGGCATGCGGAGTGGCCAACGAAGGCTACGGTACGGGAAGCGGGCTAACGGCCATCAACAGGGCGCGCCCCGTAGTGGCCAACGGCATCTTAGGAGTGACTCCGCAAGCTTTTGAGAGGCCACCATCTCTTGCAGGGTAGGACTGTTTCCGCGGCGCTTGCAACCCCGCGCGCGCGTCGGGGCCTCCCCCGCGAGAGGTATTGCCTGCTGGGTCTCCACCGGGGCCAGCCCGTCACGCACACACGGCGCCACAAGGACGGCGTGCTCTGCGGCCCAGCATTGCGACTGCGTCACGGCCTGTCTCATCCGCTTGGCGGTGCTGTCGTCCTGCCCGGGCTCATGCACCACGCAGCCGCGAGCAGCGCTCTAAAACCGCTCTGGGTAATTCGCTAAACACGGAGACGAGCATGCCTGAACAAGGAGCGGAGGACCTCCGGGCGTTTTTTGCAGCCTGCGGAACTCGCTCCTTGTGAGGTGCTGGAGTTCGGCGACATCGCGCGGGATTGCGTTCAGCAGACGCTCCTTGACCAGGCTGTTGCAGCCCTCTTCGGGATTCAACTCCGATGCATAGGCGGGAAGCCACTCCAGCTGGAAGTCGTCGGGGTGACGTGCGAGCCAGCCCTGCACCTGCCTCGAACGGTGCGTCGGCAGATGGTCCCAGATGATGAGCAGTGGGCGCCTCACACGCCTGCGGAAGTAACGCAGCGCGCTGATGACTTGTTCGGCATGAATGCCTCCCTCGAAATGGCGCGCCAGGACTTGAGGCCGTCGCTGCCCGCAAGGGGCCACCAACAGGACGATGCTCGACACCTCATGCCGTCTGCTCAGGCGGCGCAGAATGGGCGCCTTGCCGACGGGCGCCCACGCGGTGCCGAGGCGGGCCCGAAACGTACTGCCGGTCTCATCCAGGAAGGCAATCGCCCTCCCGCTTCTTCGAGCCCCCTTTTGATGCGCGGCCAGTCCCGCTTCAGCCAGGCCTCAATGAGAGCATCGTCTCGCTCTCGAGCTTGGGTGCGCGGAAGATGGGCGGAGAAGCCCAGTCGATGGGGCGGTTCGCACAGAGAAGCTGGGTTGTATTCGATACCCCATTGGCGCTGGATGAACTGGACGATCCTGAGCAGTGTCCAGCGCTCGGTGGGAAAGCCGGCCTTAACTGCCCCTGCCCTCAAGGCTCGCGCCAATTGCTTCCACTGGGCCGGATTCGGGAATGAGGGCAGTCCTGTGTGCGGCTTGCGCCGGAGCGCACGGAGGCCTCCTTCGCGAACCGCCGTGCTCCATTGGGAAACGGCTCCGCGCGTCACCCCAATCTCGTCCGCGACATCCACCGGGCGCCAGCCAGATTTCAGAAGCGAGGCGGCCAGCAGCCGCCGCGCTTCCAGTTGCCCGGGCGTCAGCCTGAACGGCTGCTGCGCCCCCATCACCATCACCCCTTTCACCAGTTCAACTACGCCGGTGTTTAGGGGACATCCCAAGGCGGTTCAGAACTGCAGGTACACGTACGGGCGCGTCTCCACCGCGGACAGGTGGCGGATGCCCAGGCCGAGCAGCACCAGCGCCACGGCGCGCACCGGCACGGGCATGCGGACGAAAAGGTCCGACGCGACGTGGTAGAGCTTCATCGGCACCGCGTGGAAGAACACCGCCGCCGCCAGCATGGCCCACACCAGCGGGCTCACGTTGGCGATGCCGGGCACTCCCGCCATCATCCGCGCGTAGAACTCACCCGCGTGCGTCATGTCCGGCGCGCGGAACACCACGCGCGTCAGCACTACGATGATGAACGTGGACAGCATGCCCGCCGCCACGCGCGGGATGCCCGGTGACTGCGGCTTGCCCACCGCCCACTCCCAGCAGCGGGAGAGGCACAGCGCCACGCCGTGCACCGCGCCCCAGATGGCGAAGCGCCAGTCCGCGCCGTGCCACAGGCCACCGAGCACCATCACCGTCATCAGGTTGAAGAGCACCCGCGGCTTCGACACGCGGTTGCCGCCCAGCGGCCGGTATAGGTAGTCCCGCAGCCACGTGGACAGGCTCAGGTGCCACCGGTTCCAGAACTCGCCGATGTTCTTCGCCAGGTACGGGCGGTTGAAGTTCTCCGGGAACTTGAAGCCGAACAGCGCCGCCACGCCAATGGCGATGTCCGAGTACCCCGAGAAGTCGTAGTAGAGCTCGAAGGTGTAGGCCACCGCGGCGACGATGCACTCGGCGGAGGCGTACTTCTCCGGCGCGCCGAAGACGGGGTCCACGATTGCGCTGCCCAGCACGTCCGCGATGACCAGCTTCTTCACCAGGCCCACGGCGATGCGGAACATCGCGTGGCCGCCCTCCTCGGGCGTGAGGCGCGGCGTGTCGCGGAAGTGCGCCATCAGTTCCGACGCGCGGACGATGGGCCCGCTCACCACGCGCGGGAAGAAGAGCATGTAGAGCAGGTGCTCGAAGAACGAGTGCTCCGGGCTCGCCTTCCCCCGGTACACGTCCACCGTGTAGCTGATGGCCTGGAAGACGTAGAAGGACAGGCCCACCGGCAACAGCAGGTGGAAGGGCTCCGTCCGCACCGCGATGCCCAGCGGCGCCAGCAGCGACACCGCCGTCTCGCGCAAGAGCTCCAGGTACTTGAAGCCCGCGAGCAGCCCGAGGTTGGACACGACGGACAGCGTGACGAGCGCCTTGCGCGCGCCGGGCGACTGCGCGCGGGCCATGCCCTTCACGCACAGATGGTCCACCGTGACGCCGGCCAGGAAGATGAGCAGCGGGAAGGGCGTGAAGACGGCGTAGAAGTAGACGCTCGCCAGCAGCAGCACCGCCATGCGGCCCGCGTAGTGACGGTGCAGCGCCCAGTAGGCGCCGAACACCACGATGACGAAGGCGAGGTATTGGAGGCTGTGGGACAGCACGTCAGTTGTCCTCCACGCGCGCGGTGGGCTGGGCCTTCTTGTGCAGCTCGTAGGCGGAGAGGAAGTCGCGCACGAAGGCGCCCGCCAGCCGCTGGTAGCCCTCCTGCGTCAGGTGCACGCCGTCCGCGTGGCCCAGCGCCGGCTCCGCGCGCTGCCAGCGCAGCATGGCCCGCTCACCGCCCATGGCCGCGCGCGGAGACCAGTACGCGCAGCCCGCCTCCTTCGCGACCTGCGGCAGCGTCCTCAGCACGGAGGCCAGCGCGGGCGCCTCGTGCCACTGGCCATTCGCGTCCTGCTCCAGCCGGTCCGTGGGGCCCAAGAGCAGGCACTCGGAGTTGGTGGCCTTGCGCAGCCGGGCGATGAGCGCCGGGTAGTCGCGGCGCAGCGCCTCCGCGTCCAGGTCCGCCTTGCCGGCCTCGTTGGTGCCGTACCAGAAGACGAGGAGGTCCGGCCGGCGCGAGGTGAGCTGCGCGTCCACCGCCGCCGCATCCATGTCCCGCAGCGTGAAGGCCGTGGCGCCGGGCAGGCCCAGCGCGTCCAGCACCACGCCGGGCGTGTCCTGCTCCAGCGAGGCGCCCAGCACGGTGACGCCGCTGTCCGCGGGCGCGGCCACCTGCACGGTGTGCGCGGGGCCGCTGACGGGGAAGGAGCGGATGCGCACGGTGGGCGCGGTGAGGGGCTCGGGCAGCGGCGCATCCGGGGGCACCGGCTGGCCGTCCACCAGGATTTCCGGCGCGCCCATGTTGGGCCCGTCCAGCGTGTAGAGGTCCAGCCGCCCGTTGGGCGTCTTCGCGTCCGGGCAGTCCTTGCAGAATTGGATGCGCAGCTTCGCGCCGGGTGCGCCCACGGCGCGGATGCCGGTGAGGCCCCAGAGGCCGCCGGGCGCCGCCTCCAGTGCGTCCTCCACCGTCCACTCGCCCTCCAGCTCGCGGGCCACGTGCGCGGCGTCCAGGCGCGGGGACGGCTTGCCGGCGGCGATGAAGCCCTGGCCCGCGTCGCCGAAGCGCTTCGTCAGCACCTCGCGCACCGCGTCCGTGAAGTAGTGCGAGGCCGTGTGCGAAGCGCCGAGCTGGGCGATGCCCACGCGCACGGCCTCGCCGGCCTCGCGGCGGCCCAGCCGCTCGAAAGTCTTGACCAGCGCCGCGTCCGCGCCCTGCAGGCCCGGCGGGTCCGCGACGGCCACGAGCGGCGCGTGCGACTTCGCGAAGGCACGCTGGAGCGACAGGTCGAAGAGGTGGCCCAGCAGGTCGGAGCCCTTCACGCGCGGGTGGACGAGGTCCTCCAGCATCAGCCCTTCGTCGAGCCAGCGAATCGCGGAGCCCTCGCCGCCCATGGCGGTGAAGGCGTCGTAGAAGGCGCAGCCTCCAGCGCGGGCCTCCTCGCGGAAGATGTCGCCCACTTCCTTGGAGCCGCGGCGGGGGGTGATGTCGCCGCTCAGGGTGCGCACGCCCGCGTCGATGGGGGACATGACGAGGCACGCCGAGTCCGGCACGTTGGTGCGCACGCGCGAGATGAGCTCCTTCATCTGCGCCCGCACCTGCTCCAGCGTGGTGCGCTCGCGCGAGAAGAAGAAGGCCTCGTTGCCGCCCACCATCAGCACCACCAGCGACGGCTTGCGCTGGCGCAGCTGCGCGCGGAAGGCGGCGGGTTGCGCGCGCAGGTACACCTCCGCCATGCCGCCCAGCAGGCCCACCGTGTCGTAGACGATGCCGGGCTGTCCCGTCTCCAGCGTCACGCCGTGCAGCTCCACCTTGCCGGACGTGGTGAGCGACAGCGTCTTCGCGCCCTCGGGCAGCGAGACGCGGGCGAAGGCGGCCTCGGACTTCGTCTTGGAGAAGCCGCGCGTCTGGATGCGCTGGAGCGCCTTGCCGTCCACGGAGAGCTGCACGGAGCCGCTGGCCGGCTGCGCGAGGAAGAACAGCTCCGCCGTCCGCGCTCCGTCCACGTCATAGCGCGTGCTCTGCGCGCCGCCGCCCGAGGTGAAGGCCACGCCCGTCCAGCCCACCCTGTCGCGCGGCCACTTCGTGTCCACCAGCCGTTCAATCACCCAGCCGTCCGAGCCGCGCCCGGAGCGCGTCCAGCGGCCGGCGCTGGCCGGGCGGGTGATGAAGAGGAAGCCCTTGCCGCCCGCGCCGAAGCGCTCCTGGAGCCTGTCCCGCACCATGTCGGTGATGTGGTCGGACGCAATCAGCGAGTCGCCCAGTTGCACCACACGCACGGGCGTGCGGCGGGTGTCGGCGCGCAGCTCCGCCAGCGCGCGGGTGAAGGGCGCGAGCCCGTCCTCCAGGCACGTGCCGTCCGGGGCGGACTTGCGGCAGTTCAATTCGATGTCCACGTGCTGGGCGCCCATGCGCTCGCGCAGGGCCTCCAGTTCCAGCGCGCGGGCCAGGGTGGGGGCGCTGAGCTCTTCCAGTCCGATGCCGGGCGTGGTGGGCACGGCCGGCAGGGCAGGGGCGGTGTCCGCCACGGCCGTTCCCGCGTCGGGTTCCTCTTCTTCGGGGGGGAGGGCGTCCGCCACCGCGGTGTCCACCGGGGGCGGGCGAGCGGGCTTCTTGCCCGTCAGCGACGCGGGCACGACGAGGGCCACCAGCTTCGGGCCCAGCGGGCCGTTGCGCTGAAGGCTCGGGACGGGGCGGAACGCTTCGGGCACCGGCGCCAACGAGAGTCCCAGCGCCAGTGCGACGGTGAGGACGAGCGTCAGCCCGGTGGATCTGGCCTTGAGGAAGTCCAACAGCGCGGCATGAGACTGGCTTTTTGGGGGCGGGTCAAAACTCTCACCTACATTCGGAGTCCCCCCGAGCGGAGAGCAGGCGGCCTGCCGTCGGCACGTCCTCCTTCCCCCGAGGGGCCGAAACGGTATGGTGCGCCGCCATACCAGGAGTTCGATACCCGTATGGCCCTCTATCCCGTCATCATGGCCGGTGGCTCCGGCACCCGCTTCTGGCCCCTGTCCCGCCAGGCGCGCCCCAAGCAGTTCCTGCCGCTGGCCTCGAAGCAGCCCCTCATCACCGACACCTCCGCGCGCCTCAAGGGGCTGGCGTCGGTGAAGGACACCTTCATCGTCTGCGGCCCGCTGCACGCCAAGAGTGCGGCGAAGCTGGTGAAGGGCCTGCCCAAGGCCAACCTCCTGGTGGAGCCGGTGGCCCGCAACACCGCCCCCGCGATTGCCCTGGCCGCCGTGCAGGTGGCCGCGCGCGACCCCAAGGGCATCATGGTGGTGCTGCCCTCGGACCACCACGTGGCGGACGTGGCCGGCTTCAAGCGCACCCTGGCCGAGGCCGCGAAGATTGCCGAGGCGGGCCACATCGTCACGCTGGGCATCAAGCCCGCGCACCCGGAGACGGGCTACGGCTACATCCAGGTGGGCGAGGCGCTGGAGGGCGGCGGCCGCAAGGTGCAGGCGTTCAAGGAGAAGCCCGACCTGGAGACGGCGAAGGGCTACCTCTCCTCGGGTGACTACCTGTGGAACGGCGGCATCTTCGTGTTCCGCGCGGACGTCATCCTGGAGGCCTTTGCCAGGCACATGCCCGAGATGCAGAAGGGGCTGGACGCGCTGAAGAAGGCCGCGGGCAAGCGCACCTTCGCGTCGGTGCTGAAGAAGGTGTTCCCCAATCTGCCGTCCATCTCCATCGACTATGGCGTCATGGAGAAGGCGTCCAACATCGCCGTGCTGCCGGGTGACTTCGGCTGGTCCGACGTGGGCTCCTTCGCGGCGATTCCGGAAGTGCGCCCCGCGGATGCCAACGGCAACGTGGTGTCCGGTGACTCGGCGGTGGTGGTGGACTGCAAGAACTGCGTGGTGCTCGCGGAGAAGCGCCCGCTGGCCGTGGTGGGCCTCACCGACGTCGTGGTGGTGGACTCCGGCGACGCCGTCCTCGTGGTGCCGAAGGACAAGAGCCAGGACGTGCGCAAGGTCGTCGAGGCGCTCAAGGCTCGCAAGATGACGAAGTACCTGTAGCCCTCGCGATGGCGCCCCACCGCCCGCGCCTCATTGCGGCGCGGGCGTGTGGAGGACCTCGACCTCGAAGAGCTGCGCGCCGTCGAAGAGCTTCTGGAGCGCGCTTGCGGCCTTCTCCTCCGCGACACGCCAGCGGACCCGCGCGCCCTTCGCGAGCGCCGCCTGGTATTGCCGCCGTGCCTGCTCGACGAGCGCCCTCGCGCCCCACTTCGCGAACCAGGGCTTCGGTGTGAGGTCCTCGTTGAAGCGGCTCGCGAGCCCGGGGCCTCGCACCTCCACCAGCGCTCCGTCCTCGAAGCCTTCGAACCGCGTGCTGTTCTTCCGGCCCGGCTCACCCAGCCAGTAGGCCTCGCTCGCGGGATGGCCGGAGACGTGCTCCTGGTAGCGCGCGGCTCGCGGGGACAGCAGCTCGCGGGACGGTGCCCAGCGGCCGGGTCCTCCCACGGGCTCGGGCTGGCGGCTCTGCGCGGACAGTGAGGTCTCGAGGTGAAGGACGGCGGCTGCGCCGGGTCCATCGCCCAGCACGGTGACGGCTCGGCCCACGGGCACCGCGACTCGCTCCACCACGAGCGCGCCGTCCTCCGCGAGCGACAGCACCGGAATGCGATGCGCTTCCCAGCCTCGGCCCAGTGCCGCGAGTGTGCGCGGTGTTCCCGCCACCGTGCCCCACGTGGACAGCAGTGTGGCGCTCAGCTTCGACAGCTCGCGGACCTGCTCTCCGCGCGGCAGACGCTGGAAGCGCTCCAGGTATGCGGGCGAGGACGTGACGAGCGTGGCGAGCCCCTCCGGGAGCTGTGACAGCGCGGCGGCGCTGTCTCCCTGTTGCGTGAGGAATTGTCCCAACACGAGGACCAGCTCGATGAACGTGTCCTCCTCGCCTCCCTGGGCAAGGGCTTCGTCGCGCACTTCCGCGAGCACCGGGCTGTCCCAGCCGCGCTGGAGCGCCGCGTCCACGGGACGCCAGACACCCGTGGCTCCCGAGTAGAGCGCGCCCACCACGAAGCCGCCCGCGCGGAAGGAGCCTTCCCTCCACTGCACCTCGCCCACGCGCTGCTTCGCCGTGCCGGTGAGAGCCATGGCCAGCACGCCATCCGGGCGCAGCACCGCGAGCCGCTCATGGCGCTTCACGCGCTCCAGCAGTTCCGCGCGAGACACCTCTTCATCGCCCTCCACCACCTCGCGCAACAGTCGCGAGGTGACGAGTCGCGGGCCGAAGCTCGCCACCGTGACGGGCTTGTTCAGCAGGGCGCCGAACAGCGTCGACGCCTCCTCTGGCGATAGCGGCGCGCCGTCGGGCAACTGCTCGTGCGCGCGCGTGAGGCCGGCCCGCAGCAGCACCTGCACGAGCGCATCGCCACGCACGAGCCGGTGTTTCACGCTGCTCGCTGCGCGG comes from Pyxidicoccus parkwaysis and encodes:
- a CDS encoding GDSL-type esterase/lipase family protein, producing MDFLKARSTGLTLVLTVALALGLSLAPVPEAFRPVPSLQRNGPLGPKLVALVVPASLTGKKPARPPPVDTAVADALPPEEEEPDAGTAVADTAPALPAVPTTPGIGLEELSAPTLARALELEALRERMGAQHVDIELNCRKSAPDGTCLEDGLAPFTRALAELRADTRRTPVRVVQLGDSLIASDHITDMVRDRLQERFGAGGKGFLFITRPASAGRWTRSGRGSDGWVIERLVDTKWPRDRVGWTGVAFTSGGGAQSTRYDVDGARTAELFFLAQPASGSVQLSVDGKALQRIQTRGFSKTKSEAAFARVSLPEGAKTLSLTTSGKVELHGVTLETGQPGIVYDTVGLLGGMAEVYLRAQPAAFRAQLRQRKPSLVVLMVGGNEAFFFSRERTTLEQVRAQMKELISRVRTNVPDSACLVMSPIDAGVRTLSGDITPRRGSKEVGDIFREEARAGGCAFYDAFTAMGGEGSAIRWLDEGLMLEDLVHPRVKGSDLLGHLFDLSLQRAFAKSHAPLVAVADPPGLQGADAALVKTFERLGRREAGEAVRVGIAQLGASHTASHYFTDAVREVLTKRFGDAGQGFIAAGKPSPRLDAAHVARELEGEWTVEDALEAAPGGLWGLTGIRAVGAPGAKLRIQFCKDCPDAKTPNGRLDLYTLDGPNMGAPEILVDGQPVPPDAPLPEPLTAPTVRIRSFPVSGPAHTVQVAAPADSGVTVLGASLEQDTPGVVLDALGLPGATAFTLRDMDAAAVDAQLTSRRPDLLVFWYGTNEAGKADLDAEALRRDYPALIARLRKATNSECLLLGPTDRLEQDANGQWHEAPALASVLRTLPQVAKEAGCAYWSPRAAMGGERAMLRWQRAEPALGHADGVHLTQEGYQRLAGAFVRDFLSAYELHKKAQPTARVEDN
- a CDS encoding winged helix-turn-helix domain-containing protein; this encodes MVMGAQQPFRLTPGQLEARRLLAASLLKSGWRPVDVADEIGVTRGAVSQWSTAVREGGLRALRRKPHTGLPSFPNPAQWKQLARALRAGAVKAGFPTERWTLLRIVQFIQRQWGIEYNPASLCEPPHRLGFSAHLPRTQARERDDALIEAWLKRDWPRIKRGLEEAGGRLPSWMRPAVRFGPASAPRGRPSARRPFCAA
- a CDS encoding SMODS domain-containing nucleotidyltransferase yields the protein MGLGETFEEFFSNLQIDNAETISMRYGEITAALNKKFRDTESKTDNRLQVGSYGRDSAIKGVSDLDMLYIMPIGSWDDYKGDRGQYKLLAAASEAIKDRYPTTEIFVDRLVVRVLYETFHVEVQPVFEMEDGSFKYPDTYGDGKWKITKPRDEIAAMSEVDKQRNGNLRRLAKMARAWKNKHGVGIGGLLIDTLAHNFLVSTNEYDETSFLYCDEMSRDFFAYLAELPDQDYFAALGSGQQVKVKKKFQKKAKKAHELCLKAIKAEGSSTQNARWRKVYGRKFPADVAAAVKKSDLVADAQNTTSTEEFFEDYFPYDVRYNIHLECQVSQSGFRDFLLTDWLVKRLRLQRRKSLKFYLAWHDVPEPFDLYWKVLNRGPEAVRRNKIRGQIVRDAGHRERTETTDFYGDHYVECVAIKNGVVVATDRIHVPIEGEMDGEG
- a CDS encoding transposase, which produces MAFLDETGSTFRARLGTAWAPVGKAPILRRLSRRHEVSSIVLLVAPCGQRRPQVLARHFEGGIHAEQVISALRYFRRRVRRPLLIIWDHLPTHRSRQVQGWLARHPDDFQLEWLPAYASELNPEEGCNSLVKERLLNAIPRDVAELQHLTRSEFRRLQKTPGGPPLLVQACSSPCLANYPERF
- a CDS encoding mannose-1-phosphate guanylyltransferase, whose product is MALYPVIMAGGSGTRFWPLSRQARPKQFLPLASKQPLITDTSARLKGLASVKDTFIVCGPLHAKSAAKLVKGLPKANLLVEPVARNTAPAIALAAVQVAARDPKGIMVVLPSDHHVADVAGFKRTLAEAAKIAEAGHIVTLGIKPAHPETGYGYIQVGEALEGGGRKVQAFKEKPDLETAKGYLSSGDYLWNGGIFVFRADVILEAFARHMPEMQKGLDALKKAAGKRTFASVLKKVFPNLPSISIDYGVMEKASNIAVLPGDFGWSDVGSFAAIPEVRPADANGNVVSGDSAVVVDCKNCVVLAEKRPLAVVGLTDVVVVDSGDAVLVVPKDKSQDVRKVVEALKARKMTKYL
- a CDS encoding Tox-REase-5 domain-containing protein, whose translation is MFVHHSGRRGCSNHNHSSRPHVLLATLLATTGCGTLHLKEMPLSELDSGSLRYRSASPPSFTEEEGSPGANGDAASAERAANEDAASAEAGLSGADSSSDPEDFAAGVDATLKQAGSARGSGAASAQAGRARGTGAASEQAGRARGAGAASEQAGRSQSPDASSAQADRAASSVKHRLVRGDALVQVLLRAGLTRAHEQLPDGAPLSPEEASTLFGALLNKPVTVASFGPRLVTSRLLREVVEGDEEVSRAELLERVKRHERLAVLRPDGVLAMALTGTAKQRVGEVQWREGSFRAGGFVVGALYSGATGVWRPVDAALQRGWDSPVLAEVRDEALAQGGEEDTFIELVLVLGQFLTQQGDSAAALSQLPEGLATLVTSSPAYLERFQRLPRGEQVRELSKLSATLLSTWGTVAGTPRTLAALGRGWEAHRIPVLSLAEDGALVVERVAVPVGRAVTVLGDGPGAAAVLHLETSLSAQSRQPEPVGGPGRWAPSRELLSPRAARYQEHVSGHPASEAYWLGEPGRKNSTRFEGFEDGALVEVRGPGLASRFNEDLTPKPWFAKWGARALVEQARRQYQAALAKGARVRWRVAEEKAASALQKLFDGAQLFEVEVLHTPAPQ
- a CDS encoding MBOAT family O-acyltransferase yields the protein MLSHSLQYLAFVIVVFGAYWALHRHYAGRMAVLLLASVYFYAVFTPFPLLIFLAGVTVDHLCVKGMARAQSPGARKALVTLSVVSNLGLLAGFKYLELLRETAVSLLAPLGIAVRTEPFHLLLPVGLSFYVFQAISYTVDVYRGKASPEHSFFEHLLYMLFFPRVVSGPIVRASELMAHFRDTPRLTPEEGGHAMFRIAVGLVKKLVIADVLGSAIVDPVFGAPEKYASAECIVAAVAYTFELYYDFSGYSDIAIGVAALFGFKFPENFNRPYLAKNIGEFWNRWHLSLSTWLRDYLYRPLGGNRVSKPRVLFNLMTVMVLGGLWHGADWRFAIWGAVHGVALCLSRCWEWAVGKPQSPGIPRVAAGMLSTFIIVVLTRVVFRAPDMTHAGEFYARMMAGVPGIANVSPLVWAMLAAAVFFHAVPMKLYHVASDLFVRMPVPVRAVALVLLGLGIRHLSAVETRPYVYLQF